The nucleotide window TATGGGCAATACACCTAACAACCTGTAAAATGATACACGCTTTTCATTAACCACTATGTAAAAAACATTTTCTTGGAGTTGTTCCCTTTCTCTTGTACACTTTTCTGAATTCTCCCTCAATTTATCACAACCAAAATGAAAAACTTGTAAAAAAAACTCGATTAAATAATTTTTTTACATGATTCCTTTTCCTTGGAAAAAATAAAAACCTACTCAGCCACATCTGCTGGTAGGTTTTTACTTTTTTAACTATTTATCCCTTTAACTGCATCGACCAGTTTAAACAGGAAATGGTAAATTAACTGAAAAGCCTCATTCATTGTCATGTCTTCATTAAATCCTTCAACATAATTTAAAGCAAAATTCAAATTCCAAAGACCATCCTCATGACTGAAGATTAAATCGAATTTCGCTTCATCACCATGGAGATTGGCATTTAGCTGTTCTTTTATAACCATTTCGAATTTCTTCTGCAGCTTTAACCCTAACATCACATCATATGTACCAAATACATCATCCGCCTCCATTGAAAGGGAGTCCACATTCACCAAGTCAAACCATTTTGATTCTAAATAGACAAATTCATTTTTATGCTTTTTCAGGTAGTTAAGTGATTCGGTCAAAAATGCTGATGTTTCATTCTTGATCATATTTTCTGTTTCTTTGTCACAACGTTCAATATAAGCGTCAGCAAATCGAGTTGAGTCATCTTTTTCTGCATATTGTTGGTCTTTTAACATCTTAAATCCTCCTAATGTTCCTTCCTTCATTATAATGAGTTTTTTTTCGTAAAAAAGCAAATGATACCCATACTAAAAAAATAGAGATGACTACAATGTCACCTCTATCCCTTACATTAACTTTCCGCAAATGTTGCCGCTATATTTTTTTCAGCTGGCTTTAATTCACTCGGATCTTCTGCTTGTTTCGCCCGTTTAATAAAGAAGGAAAGAATCAACGCTAATGCCGCAATACCAACGGTTACTAAGAATGCATCGTTAATCCCTTCTAACATCGCCTTCATCATCACTTGCTGCTTTAATTCTGCAAGTACCTCAGGTGTTGGCTGCTTCGTCAAATGGGCCATGGCAGCTGCACCAATTTCCTTTGCATGTGTTTCAGTACGGTTTGACATTACTGTAACTAAAAGTGCAGTTCCAATAGCGCCGGAAACCTGCGACATGGTGCTATTCATCGCAGTACCGTGAGGATAAAAACGTGCTGGTAACTGGTTTAGACCATTAGTTGAAACCGGCATGTTGACCATTGACATACCCGCCATCCGTACGGTGTATAAAATAATTAAGTGTGTATAGGTTGTTTCTAATGTTAGTTTACTAAAATAGTAGCTCGTTACCGCCGTAATCGTTAAACCAATGATTGCTAATATACGACCGCCAAACTTATCAAATAATTTTCCCGTAATCGGCATCAAGATTGCCATTAAAATGGCCCCAGGCAGCATCATTAAGCCCGCATCCAGCGGTGAAATTCCGCGAATCGTTTGAACATAGATCGGTGTTAACAGCATTCCGGAAAACATCGCCATCGTCACCACCATCGAAATAACGGAGGATAAGGCATACATCGGATATTTATAGATCTTGAAATTTAACAACGGTCTTTCTTGCTTTAATTGACGCATAATAAACACAACTAGTGAAATAACGCCAATTGCAAGTGTTCCATATACTTCAGGACTATCCCAGCCCTTTTTACCTGCGGAACTAAACCCATAAAGGATTCCACCAAATCCGATGCTTGAAAGCACTAGTGATAAAAAATCAAGATGAATAGTGACTTTTTCCTTTTTATCCTTCAATAAGAAAAAGCCAATTAACAGCACAACAATCGCAATAGGTGTTACAAAATGGAATAGCATTCTCCAATCATAATGTTCAATTAACCAGCCTGATAACGTCGGACCAATTGCCGGAGCAAACATGAGAACCAAACCGAATACGCCCATTGCGGCTCCCCTCTTCTCCACCGGGAAACTGACTAACATCACGTTCATCAATAGCGGCATTAAGATGGCTGATCCCGCTCCTTGTATCATCCGTCCGGTTAACAGAATTGGAAACACATGAGCAAACCCAGCAAGAATCGTTCCAATTGTAAATAATCCCATTGAAACTAAAAATAATCTTCTCACCGTATATTTTTGAATTAAATAAGCCGAAGCTGGAATGAGGATTCCGTTTACTAACATAAACCCAGTCGCAAGCCATTGAACGGTCGATGCTTCAACTTCCAAGTCCTTCATAATCGACGGTAAGGCAATGTTTAATAATGTGTTGTTTAACATAGCAATAAAGGCGCCAATCATTAGAACCGCAAGAATTCCATATGGCGGACGATTAGTCTGTTTTATCGTTTGATCCATTACATTTCCCCCTCTTAAACTGATAGTCCATTTTTTTATACCTCTATTTCATCATTACATAATAATATACTGTCAGTTTAGTTTTGGCAATCAAAAAAATCTACAAATTTATGGGTTTGTCATGCAGGCTTATATAAGGTAGTATATTTTATACAAGGGGTACAAAATAATGGTAAGGTGACTCTATGTATAATCGCAAACAGAACGTTATTAAAATGGCACATCAACTATTTATCGAAAAAGGCTATCAAGCTACATCCATTCAGGACATTTTAGACTACAGCGGTATTTCTAAAGGAACATTTTATAATTATTTTTCATCGAAAACCGAGTTATTAATTGGTATTTATAAATCTGTTTATAAGAAGCTGAATCAAGAACGAAATGATTTATTGATTGGTCAAGACCCGGCCAATCTTGAAATTTTTATTAAACAACTTGAAATGCAAATGGTGACAAATAGAAAATACAAGCTTATTGCCATTTACGAAGAAGTCATGGCTTCAAATGATACGGAACTTAGGCAATTTATTCAACGTAGCCGGTTGAATTCACTTAGATGGCTATATCTGAGGTTCATAGATATTTTTGGTGAAGACAAAAAGCCATTTCTGTTGGACTGTGCTGTTATGTTCCAGGGATTCTTGCAGTATAATGTTCAATATAACCGCCAAGCGCATAAAACAGGTGAAAAAATTGGCCCCGTGGTTCGGTATTGTGTCGCTCGATTAGTAAAAATGGTAGAAGAAGTGTCCGAATCCGGTGATCAGTTGCTTGAACCAGCACTTTTGGAAAAGTGGCTGCCAACTAATTCAAACAACAATCATGGATTTAAAGAGAAACTTCTTCATCTATCTGGAACGCTAAGAAAATTGATTTCAAAGAATATCCCTACACATGATGAACAGGAGAAATATCTGGAGCTGTTAGAATTTATCCAGGATGAATTACTACACTCCAATACCCCCCGTAAATTCATAATTGGAAGCGTTATAACTTCGATGAAAGATCATTCCTACTGCAAAAAGGAACTTCAACAGTTAGAAGCGCTGGTCGATGAATATTTCAGACAAGTAGATGAGGCAGAAAAAACCCCTAATCACATAGATTAAGGGTTTTTGGTGCTAGTTGTGGTTATTCATTTTTCAAAAATGTGCTTGGCATGACGACTGCAACCACTTCACCGCGTGCACACAACACTTCATTCGCAAACACCTCTGTTACTACATTAAATTTTTTCGGATGGATTTCCTGGACCGTTCCGACTGCCTTTAAGGGTACTCCATGTGGGGTCGGCTTCAAAAAGTTCACATTTAAGGATGCCGTTACAAAGCGGGGCGGCTCTGCCCCATCACCTGGTTCATGACCATTTTTCCGATGAAGAAATAGCGATGCGGAGCCAGTCCCGTGGCAATCAATGAACGAGGCAACAAGCCCGCCATAGACGAAGCCCGGCAATGCTAAATGTTCAGGATCTGGTGAATAAATCGACAGCGTTTGTTCACCATACCATCCTGTTCGAAAATGATGTCCCGCTTCATTTAATCGGCCACAGCCGTAACACCAAGCAAAATCATCAGGATATTCATCTTGAATCGCTTTTACTACTGTTTCTTCCATACTCTCTCCCCCTTTTTCAGAAAAGTATAACATATTTAATAACATATGATAAAATTTAGTAACACGAAAATTTTCAAGGGGGAACATGTGATGAAAAAAACGGTTGAACAACGTCTTACTCGTTCAGAGGTTCCTGAAGAGCAAACCTGGAATTTGAAAGATTTATTCTCTTCTGAGGAAGCATGGGAAACAGAATGTGAAGTGATGGAGAATCAAATCTTGGAGTTTAACAAATTTAAAGGGACATTACATACTAGTGCAAAGGCATTACTAGAATGTTTGTCTGCTCAGGAGCAGCATTCAATGCGAATGGTTATGGCATCGACATTTGCCAATTTAAAACAATCAGCCGATAGCACAGATCCGATAAATCAGGCGAATTCAGCGAAATTCTCCGCCCTACGGACAAAAAGTTTTGCTGCCTTATCTTTTATCAATTCGGAAATCTTAGCACTTGAAGAAGCTACACTTGAAAAATATCTAAGAGAAGAACCTAAGCTTGGGGCTTTCAAGAAAAGTTTAGGAGAGCTACTAGAAACGAAAAAACATAAATTATTACCTGAAACGGAAGAAGCACTGGCAGCGCTCGGCGATTTACAAGGCGCCCCCTATCAGATCTATCAGATGAGCAAGTTGGCCGATATGGCGTTTGCACCTATTCAAGATGCCAACGGAAACGAATTACCTGTTTCGTTTGCTTTATTTGAAAATCGGTATGAATTTTCAGCAGATACAGCGGTCCGGCGAAAGGCTTACGACTCCTTTGTTTCATCGCTTAATCGGTATAAAAATACAATGGCAGCAGCGTATGCTGCAGAGGTAAATAAACAAGTTACACTTGCACGCTTACGTAAGTATGAGTCGGTCACCCATATGCTGCTTGAACCACAACAGGTTACATTAGACATGTATAACAATCAAATCGATATTATTTTTACAGAATTAGCACCACATATGCGGCGCTTTGCCCAATTAAAGCAACAGGTTTTAGGATTAGATCAAATGCTTTTCTGTGATTTGAAGGCACCAATGGATCCGGATTTCAATCCGGAAACAACCTATGAAGAAGCAAGCCAGATCATCTTGGAATCCTTAAAAGTAATGGGCCCTGAATACTGTGAAATTATCGAACGCGGCTTTCGTGAGCGCTGGGTTGATCGGGCAGATAACGTGGGCAAATCAACAGGCGCTTTCTGTTCCAGCCCTTATGGTGCTCATCCGTACATCCTTATTAGCTGGCAGGATAACATGCGCGGCTGCTTCACTTTGGCCCATGAATTTGGGCATGCGGGGCATTTCTTTTTAGCGAATAAAAACCAACGGATTATGAATGTCCGTCCCTCCATGTATTTTGTTGAAGCACCGTCAACGATGAATGAAATGTTGTTAGGCCAGCACTTGCTTGCTAAAAATGAGGATACGCAAATGCGCCGATGGGTTATCCTTCAGCTGCTCGGTACCTATTATCATAATTTCGTGACCCATTTACTTGAAGCCGAATACCAACGCAGAGTCTATGCCCTCGCTGAGGAAGGCAAAGCCCTTACTGCCAAAACATTATCAGAAATGACTGGTGCTGTTCTTTCTGAATTCTGGGGAGACACCGTTGAAATCGATGAGGGTGCATGCCTAACGTGGATGCGTCAGCCCCACTATTACATGGGCCTATATCCATACACTTACTCTGCAGGATTAACAGCATCAACCGCTGTTGCCCAAATGATTCAAGAAGAGGGCCAGCCTGCCGTAGACAGATGGCTGGAAGTGCTCCGGGCCGGAGGCACCATGAAGCCACTTGAACTACTAAAACATGCAGGTATCGACATGTCCAAACCAGATCCAATCAAGAAGGCTGTCGCCTTCGTCGGTTCACTAATTGATGAATTAGAACGATCTTTTGAAGTTGGTGCCTGACACCCTTTTTCTTATTGCTGTATTGGAAATGATAAAAACGAGCTTTAGGAAACTCGCTAGGGCTCGTTTTTTTATTTTGAAACTTTTCTTTTGATATTTCGT belongs to Neobacillus sp. OS1-2 and includes:
- a CDS encoding TetR/AcrR family transcriptional regulator: MYNRKQNVIKMAHQLFIEKGYQATSIQDILDYSGISKGTFYNYFSSKTELLIGIYKSVYKKLNQERNDLLIGQDPANLEIFIKQLEMQMVTNRKYKLIAIYEEVMASNDTELRQFIQRSRLNSLRWLYLRFIDIFGEDKKPFLLDCAVMFQGFLQYNVQYNRQAHKTGEKIGPVVRYCVARLVKMVEEVSESGDQLLEPALLEKWLPTNSNNNHGFKEKLLHLSGTLRKLISKNIPTHDEQEKYLELLEFIQDELLHSNTPRKFIIGSVITSMKDHSYCKKELQQLEALVDEYFRQVDEAEKTPNHID
- a CDS encoding branched-chain amino acid aminotransferase, giving the protein MLKDQQYAEKDDSTRFADAYIERCDKETENMIKNETSAFLTESLNYLKKHKNEFVYLESKWFDLVNVDSLSMEADDVFGTYDVMLGLKLQKKFEMVIKEQLNANLHGDEAKFDLIFSHEDGLWNLNFALNYVEGFNEDMTMNEAFQLIYHFLFKLVDAVKGINS
- a CDS encoding DHA2 family efflux MFS transporter permease subunit; this translates as MDQTIKQTNRPPYGILAVLMIGAFIAMLNNTLLNIALPSIMKDLEVEASTVQWLATGFMLVNGILIPASAYLIQKYTVRRLFLVSMGLFTIGTILAGFAHVFPILLTGRMIQGAGSAILMPLLMNVMLVSFPVEKRGAAMGVFGLVLMFAPAIGPTLSGWLIEHYDWRMLFHFVTPIAIVVLLIGFFLLKDKKEKVTIHLDFLSLVLSSIGFGGILYGFSSAGKKGWDSPEVYGTLAIGVISLVVFIMRQLKQERPLLNFKIYKYPMYALSSVISMVVTMAMFSGMLLTPIYVQTIRGISPLDAGLMMLPGAILMAILMPITGKLFDKFGGRILAIIGLTITAVTSYYFSKLTLETTYTHLIILYTVRMAGMSMVNMPVSTNGLNQLPARFYPHGTAMNSTMSQVSGAIGTALLVTVMSNRTETHAKEIGAAAMAHLTKQPTPEVLAELKQQVMMKAMLEGINDAFLVTVGIAALALILSFFIKRAKQAEDPSELKPAEKNIAATFAES
- a CDS encoding PaaI family thioesterase; its protein translation is MEETVVKAIQDEYPDDFAWCYGCGRLNEAGHHFRTGWYGEQTLSIYSPDPEHLALPGFVYGGLVASFIDCHGTGSASLFLHRKNGHEPGDGAEPPRFVTASLNVNFLKPTPHGVPLKAVGTVQEIHPKKFNVVTEVFANEVLCARGEVVAVVMPSTFLKNE
- the pepF gene encoding oligoendopeptidase F, coding for MKKTVEQRLTRSEVPEEQTWNLKDLFSSEEAWETECEVMENQILEFNKFKGTLHTSAKALLECLSAQEQHSMRMVMASTFANLKQSADSTDPINQANSAKFSALRTKSFAALSFINSEILALEEATLEKYLREEPKLGAFKKSLGELLETKKHKLLPETEEALAALGDLQGAPYQIYQMSKLADMAFAPIQDANGNELPVSFALFENRYEFSADTAVRRKAYDSFVSSLNRYKNTMAAAYAAEVNKQVTLARLRKYESVTHMLLEPQQVTLDMYNNQIDIIFTELAPHMRRFAQLKQQVLGLDQMLFCDLKAPMDPDFNPETTYEEASQIILESLKVMGPEYCEIIERGFRERWVDRADNVGKSTGAFCSSPYGAHPYILISWQDNMRGCFTLAHEFGHAGHFFLANKNQRIMNVRPSMYFVEAPSTMNEMLLGQHLLAKNEDTQMRRWVILQLLGTYYHNFVTHLLEAEYQRRVYALAEEGKALTAKTLSEMTGAVLSEFWGDTVEIDEGACLTWMRQPHYYMGLYPYTYSAGLTASTAVAQMIQEEGQPAVDRWLEVLRAGGTMKPLELLKHAGIDMSKPDPIKKAVAFVGSLIDELERSFEVGA